One stretch of Pseudoalteromonas shioyasakiensis DNA includes these proteins:
- a CDS encoding aspartate--ammonia ligase, with protein MSSHYLQQQQQISKVKQFFSSQLEQQLGLVEVQAPILAKVGDGIQDNLSGTESAVSVAVKTIPGSQFEVVHSLAKWKRKTLADYDFSVGEGLYTHMKALRPDEESLSPIHSVYVDQWDWEKVICESTERTLDKLKETVTSLYQAIKATERFVASEFDLTSFLPEQITFVHSEQLRQMYPDFTAKQREKAVAQEYGAVFLIGIGGTLADGKIHDVRAPDYDDWSTQTCSKFAGLNGDILVWNPVLEDAFEISSMGIRVSPDALATQLAITGDQARLEFDWHKQLLAKKFPQTIGGGIGQSRLAMLLLQKQHIGQVQVGVWPEQLKQQVEGIL; from the coding sequence ATGAGTTCACACTACCTGCAGCAACAGCAGCAAATTAGTAAAGTAAAACAGTTTTTTTCAAGCCAATTAGAACAACAATTAGGGTTAGTTGAAGTACAAGCGCCGATCTTGGCAAAAGTAGGCGATGGTATTCAAGATAACTTAAGCGGTACTGAAAGTGCTGTATCGGTAGCAGTGAAAACAATTCCGGGTAGCCAATTTGAAGTGGTCCACTCTTTAGCAAAGTGGAAACGTAAGACCTTGGCTGATTACGATTTTTCGGTAGGTGAAGGACTTTATACGCATATGAAAGCGCTTCGCCCTGATGAAGAATCTTTAAGCCCAATCCACTCGGTGTATGTTGACCAATGGGATTGGGAAAAAGTGATTTGCGAGAGTACAGAGCGTACCTTAGACAAACTAAAAGAAACCGTAACATCGCTTTATCAGGCGATTAAAGCAACCGAACGCTTTGTGGCTAGTGAGTTTGATTTAACCTCGTTTTTGCCCGAGCAAATCACCTTTGTACACAGTGAACAGCTACGTCAGATGTATCCTGACTTTACAGCGAAACAACGTGAAAAAGCGGTCGCACAAGAATACGGTGCGGTATTTTTAATTGGTATAGGCGGCACACTTGCCGATGGTAAAATTCATGACGTACGAGCGCCCGATTATGACGATTGGTCAACACAAACCTGTAGTAAATTTGCAGGTTTAAACGGTGATATTTTAGTTTGGAACCCAGTGCTTGAAGATGCATTTGAAATCTCTTCAATGGGGATTCGAGTAAGTCCTGATGCCTTAGCTACTCAATTAGCGATTACAGGCGACCAAGCTCGTTTGGAGTTTGATTGGCATAAACAGCTACTCGCGAAGAAGTTTCCGCAAACGATAGGTGGTGGTATTGGTCAATCACGACTCGCTATGTTGCTGTTACAAAAACAGCATATCGGGCAAGTACAAGTAGGTGTTTGGCCTGAGCAGCTAAAACAGCAAGTGGAAGGAATTCTTTAA
- a CDS encoding DUF342 domain-containing protein has product MFKLAHNGNVLLDVHENSPPSAAFIIEALEKSPFCECRVDHEAINNFFKSDSNERMLVVASKHDASLVVTLSDDKMLATGELTVAEGGKVMSLEEAKKELIKAGVARGYKQTFLEQLLQKQFELPAGEVAKGVLAKGRLPIDGQPSKFVPQVETLKDRLKKPKLREDGTADMRDFGKLASVEPGVLLVKQIPATPGKEGFTVTGDVLPAKPGESSTLVAGEGTEISKNNPLELISVIAGVPVDIANGMRVDDIFTIADVNVKSGHVDFEGSVIVTHNVEPGMRINAKGDITVMGTVESGHLSAAGDITIKQGVIGHQLEDKKLSCNIISQGDIHLSHGQYCYLEANNILIERQASHCTMKATKLLQIGQEDNPQGKLFGGEILDAQMIIAGEIGNESGAKMVINLAASGADVTAQTDQCLKDLAQTDAQLDTLQTAIEKADQVKDAEKKKQLLAKIGATQMHYCEQAETLEKKLSSLEHHLHDLLEDAQLVVNKKLHSGVEIHIFEKVLLTNRQYPPCKVKLEENKVEVEFKTS; this is encoded by the coding sequence GTGTTTAAGCTCGCTCACAACGGCAACGTTTTATTAGATGTTCATGAAAACTCGCCTCCTAGTGCTGCGTTTATTATCGAGGCATTAGAAAAGTCACCATTTTGTGAATGCAGAGTGGATCATGAAGCTATCAATAATTTCTTCAAAAGTGACTCTAATGAGCGCATGCTTGTGGTCGCTTCTAAACATGATGCAAGCTTAGTTGTAACTTTGAGCGATGATAAAATGCTGGCTACAGGCGAGCTAACCGTCGCTGAAGGCGGTAAAGTAATGAGCCTTGAAGAAGCGAAGAAAGAGCTTATCAAAGCAGGGGTAGCCCGAGGTTACAAACAAACCTTTTTAGAACAATTACTACAGAAGCAATTTGAATTACCCGCAGGAGAAGTAGCTAAAGGGGTGCTAGCAAAAGGTCGCTTGCCTATTGATGGTCAACCATCCAAATTTGTACCACAAGTTGAGACCTTAAAAGATCGCCTAAAAAAACCAAAGCTACGAGAGGATGGCACTGCCGATATGCGTGACTTTGGTAAATTAGCTAGCGTAGAGCCTGGCGTATTACTAGTTAAACAAATTCCGGCAACTCCTGGTAAAGAAGGCTTTACTGTCACCGGTGATGTACTGCCAGCCAAACCAGGTGAGAGCAGTACATTAGTTGCTGGTGAAGGTACCGAAATATCTAAAAATAATCCACTTGAACTCATTTCTGTCATTGCCGGTGTCCCTGTTGATATTGCCAATGGCATGCGTGTTGATGATATTTTTACTATTGCCGATGTAAACGTAAAAAGTGGTCACGTAGACTTTGAAGGCAGCGTCATTGTGACTCATAACGTTGAACCAGGCATGCGTATTAATGCCAAAGGCGATATAACTGTTATGGGTACTGTAGAGTCTGGTCATTTATCAGCGGCTGGCGATATCACCATAAAACAAGGCGTGATTGGCCACCAGCTCGAAGATAAAAAGTTATCATGTAATATCATCAGCCAAGGTGACATTCACTTATCACATGGTCAATACTGCTATCTTGAAGCCAATAATATTCTCATTGAGCGCCAAGCCAGCCATTGTACGATGAAAGCCACTAAGCTGTTGCAAATAGGCCAAGAAGATAATCCGCAAGGCAAGCTATTCGGCGGAGAAATCTTAGATGCACAAATGATTATTGCTGGCGAAATTGGCAATGAATCGGGTGCTAAAATGGTGATTAACTTAGCCGCTTCAGGTGCTGATGTAACCGCGCAAACAGATCAGTGCTTAAAAGACTTAGCACAAACAGATGCGCAACTTGATACCTTACAAACTGCTATTGAAAAGGCAGATCAAGTAAAAGATGCCGAAAAGAAAAAGCAATTACTCGCAAAAATTGGTGCCACACAAATGCACTATTGCGAGCAAGCTGAAACTCTTGAGAAAAAGCTATCAAGCTTAGAGCATCATTTGCATGATTTACTGGAAGATGCGCAGTTAGTAGTTAATAAAAAACTACACTCCGGCGTCGAAATTCATATTTTCGAAAAAGTACTTTTAACTAACCGCCAATATCCACCTTGCAAAGTGAAGCTCGAAGAAAACAAGGTCGAGGTTGAGTTTAAAACTAGTTAA
- a CDS encoding RidA family protein, whose protein sequence is MNKSFISTDNAPAAIGTYSQAVKVGTAVYLSGQIPLVPETMEVISEDFTEQTHQVFKNLTAVCQAAGGQIQDMVKVNIFLTDLSNFAIVNEVMSQYFKQPYPARAAIGVRALPKGVQVEIDGIMELPSTN, encoded by the coding sequence ATGAACAAATCTTTTATTTCTACTGATAATGCACCTGCTGCTATCGGTACTTATAGTCAAGCTGTTAAAGTAGGCACGGCTGTTTATTTATCAGGTCAAATTCCACTTGTACCAGAAACAATGGAAGTTATCTCTGAAGATTTTACTGAACAAACCCACCAAGTATTCAAAAACCTAACAGCTGTTTGCCAAGCTGCTGGCGGTCAAATTCAAGACATGGTGAAAGTAAATATCTTTTTAACTGACTTATCTAACTTCGCTATCGTTAACGAAGTAATGAGTCAGTACTTTAAGCAGCCATACCCTGCTCGCGCAGCAATTGGCGTACGTGCGTTACCAAAAGGCGTTCAAGTTGAGATTGACGGTATCATGGAGCTTCCGTCAACAAACTAA
- the spoT gene encoding bifunctional GTP diphosphokinase/guanosine-3',5'-bis pyrophosphate 3'-pyrophosphohydrolase, with product MYLFEGLKKKISEYLPPAEIELVQKAYVVAREAHEGQTRSSGEPYITHPVEVTQVLAGMHLDHETLMAALMHDVIEDTDFSQQDLAEIFGDTVAELVEGVSKLDKLSFKDKKEFQAENYRKMIMAMTQDIRVILIKLADRTHNMRTLGALRPDKRRRIARETLEIYAPIANRLGIHDIKNELEDLGFQALYPMRHRALRSEVVKARGNRKEVISNIKTEIEARLEESGIEATISGREKHLYSIYKKMLNKELSFNEVMDIYAFRINVDNMDTCYRVLGVAHNLYKPIETRFKDYIAVPKTNGYQSLHTSLVGPHGIPVEIQIRTHDMDHMADKGVAAHWMYKKAGDNAGNTAQQRARQWMQSLLELQQSAGSSFEFVENVKTELFPEEIYVFTPDGRIVELPMGATAVDFAYAVHTDVGNTCVGARVNRKPHPLSKPLDTGQTVEIITSSGAHPNATWLNFVVTGKARLGIRNYLKSQQHEEAMLLGRRLLDSALGETKLDDIPDENIRRVLQEHELNTVLELLVEIGSGNLMSVLIAKRLMQVDAGDLDDLAQKAKATIIGTEGMLVNYSKCCRPVPGDAITAYISQGKGLTVHRQECKNIRGWEKERSKYLVVKWDDNPEKEYIAALRIEIINHQGALAKLTNVVASTQANIVEIATDEKESNLYMIDLGITVKNRVHVANIMRRIRVMPDVQRVYRKK from the coding sequence TTGTATCTATTCGAAGGCCTCAAAAAGAAAATATCCGAATACTTACCACCAGCAGAGATTGAGCTGGTACAAAAAGCATACGTGGTAGCTCGCGAAGCCCACGAAGGCCAAACTCGCTCAAGTGGCGAGCCTTATATCACCCACCCTGTCGAAGTGACACAAGTACTCGCTGGCATGCACCTAGATCACGAAACGCTGATGGCTGCCCTGATGCATGACGTGATTGAAGACACCGACTTTAGCCAACAAGACTTAGCTGAAATTTTTGGCGACACAGTTGCTGAGCTTGTTGAAGGGGTGAGTAAGCTAGATAAACTTAGCTTTAAAGATAAAAAAGAATTCCAAGCCGAAAACTATCGAAAAATGATCATGGCGATGACCCAAGATATTCGCGTGATCTTAATAAAACTGGCTGATAGAACCCATAACATGCGCACCTTAGGCGCGCTGCGTCCAGATAAACGCCGCCGAATTGCCCGTGAAACGCTAGAGATTTATGCACCAATTGCGAACCGCCTAGGTATTCATGATATTAAAAATGAATTAGAAGATTTAGGTTTTCAAGCCCTTTACCCTATGCGTCATCGCGCATTAAGATCAGAAGTCGTCAAAGCACGTGGTAACCGAAAAGAAGTTATCAGTAATATTAAAACTGAAATTGAAGCGCGCTTAGAAGAATCTGGCATCGAAGCGACTATATCTGGCCGTGAAAAACACCTATATAGTATTTATAAGAAAATGCTCAATAAAGAGCTGTCGTTTAACGAAGTAATGGATATCTACGCATTCCGTATCAATGTTGATAATATGGATACCTGTTACCGCGTATTAGGTGTTGCTCATAACCTTTACAAGCCAATCGAAACCCGTTTTAAAGATTATATTGCAGTACCAAAAACTAATGGCTATCAGTCACTTCATACCTCACTAGTTGGCCCTCATGGTATTCCTGTAGAGATTCAAATCCGTACCCACGATATGGATCACATGGCAGACAAAGGGGTTGCTGCTCACTGGATGTATAAAAAAGCCGGTGATAATGCAGGTAATACAGCACAGCAGCGTGCTCGCCAATGGATGCAAAGCTTATTGGAACTTCAACAAAGTGCAGGCTCATCTTTTGAGTTTGTTGAAAACGTTAAAACAGAGCTGTTCCCTGAAGAGATTTATGTATTCACGCCAGATGGCCGTATAGTTGAGCTCCCTATGGGCGCAACAGCTGTCGACTTTGCGTACGCAGTGCATACTGATGTTGGTAATACTTGTGTGGGTGCACGTGTTAATCGTAAACCTCACCCTCTGAGCAAGCCTCTTGATACAGGACAAACGGTCGAAATCATCACCAGCTCAGGCGCACACCCGAATGCAACTTGGTTAAACTTTGTTGTTACAGGTAAAGCGCGTTTAGGTATTCGCAATTACCTGAAGAGTCAGCAGCATGAAGAAGCAATGTTGCTCGGTAGACGTTTACTCGACTCAGCTCTAGGTGAAACCAAACTGGATGATATTCCAGATGAAAACATTCGCCGAGTACTTCAAGAGCATGAACTAAATACAGTGCTTGAGCTATTAGTTGAAATTGGTTCTGGTAACTTAATGAGTGTGTTGATAGCGAAACGCTTGATGCAAGTTGATGCCGGCGATCTTGATGACCTAGCGCAAAAAGCAAAAGCAACCATCATCGGCACTGAAGGCATGTTGGTTAACTACTCTAAGTGCTGCCGCCCAGTGCCTGGCGACGCTATAACAGCTTATATTAGCCAAGGTAAAGGCCTTACTGTCCACCGCCAAGAATGTAAAAATATTCGTGGTTGGGAAAAAGAGCGCTCAAAATACCTAGTTGTAAAATGGGACGATAACCCAGAGAAAGAATATATTGCAGCCCTTCGTATTGAGATTATCAACCACCAAGGTGCGCTAGCTAAATTAACCAATGTTGTTGCCTCAACCCAAGCCAACATTGTTGAGATAGCGACTGACGAAAAAGAAAGTAATTTATACATGATAGATTTAGGCATCACGGTAAAAAACCGCGTTCATGTTGCTAATATTATGCGCCGCATTCGCGTTATGCCTGATGTGCAAAGAGTCTATCGTAAAAAGTAA
- the rpoZ gene encoding DNA-directed RNA polymerase subunit omega, translating into MARVTVEDAVDAIGNRFDLILVAARRARQIAVGGKDPLVDAENDKPTVIALREIEKGLVDSSSMDLIDREEQQHQEAAEMAAVAAIVGGNQ; encoded by the coding sequence ATGGCTCGCGTAACTGTTGAAGATGCAGTAGATGCAATTGGTAATCGTTTTGACTTAATTTTAGTTGCGGCTCGTCGTGCCCGCCAAATCGCGGTTGGTGGTAAAGATCCACTCGTTGATGCTGAAAATGACAAACCAACGGTTATTGCTTTACGTGAAATTGAGAAAGGGCTAGTTGATAGCTCTTCTATGGACTTAATTGATCGTGAAGAACAACAACATCAAGAAGCAGCAGAAATGGCTGCTGTGGCTGCTATCGTAGGTGGCAACCAGTAA
- the gmk gene encoding guanylate kinase, whose amino-acid sequence MAQTRGNLFILSAPSGAGKSSLIGALLKKHGDMKVSVSHTTRSPRPGEENGVHYHFVSVDDFKALIEKNDFFEWAQVFDNYYGTSKQAIESQLAAGIDVFLDIDWQGAQQIRKLVDDVETIFILPPSKEELESRLNNRGQDSAEVIAGRMAKAQSETSHYNEYDYVVVNDDFDTALAEIETIVMAKRLSLKSQTVRHQALLENLLK is encoded by the coding sequence ATGGCGCAAACTCGCGGAAATTTATTTATCTTGTCAGCTCCATCAGGGGCTGGTAAATCAAGCTTAATTGGTGCTTTATTAAAGAAACACGGCGATATGAAAGTATCGGTTTCGCACACCACTCGCTCACCTCGTCCGGGTGAAGAAAACGGTGTGCACTATCATTTTGTTTCTGTGGATGACTTCAAAGCGCTAATTGAGAAAAATGACTTTTTTGAATGGGCGCAAGTTTTTGATAACTACTATGGTACATCTAAGCAAGCAATCGAAAGCCAACTTGCTGCAGGTATTGATGTATTTTTAGATATTGATTGGCAAGGTGCTCAGCAAATTCGTAAATTAGTAGATGATGTTGAGACTATCTTCATACTTCCACCATCAAAAGAAGAACTAGAATCACGTTTAAATAACCGTGGTCAAGACTCTGCTGAGGTAATCGCAGGAAGAATGGCGAAAGCACAATCAGAAACATCACACTATAATGAGTATGACTATGTTGTTGTGAACGATGACTTTGATACTGCGCTTGCTGAAATCGAAACCATTGTCATGGCTAAACGTTTATCGTTAAAAAGCCAAACTGTGCGCCATCAGGCGTTATTAGAGAACTTACTTAAATAA
- a CDS encoding YicC family protein, which translates to MIHSMTAYARREIKGEWGTGTWEIRSVNQRYLETFIRAPEQFRGMEPVIRERLRKHLQRGKVEVFLKFAANPAHVGELTINESLAEQLIKSAQWVQNQSNGDINPVDILRWPGVMEAEELDMDSVNTALIAGFDEVIEDFKQARGDEGANLQEMIATRLDAILEQVAIVESHLPEIAKWQREKLNLKLEELKTDIDESRLEQELIYLAQKQDVAEELDRLKSHVKETKKILTKGGACGRRLDFMMQEFNREANTLASKSINSDITNAAVELKVLIEQMREQIQNIE; encoded by the coding sequence ATGATCCACAGCATGACAGCTTATGCGCGCCGCGAAATTAAAGGCGAATGGGGCACTGGCACTTGGGAAATTCGTTCAGTTAACCAACGTTACCTTGAGACTTTTATCCGCGCACCTGAGCAATTTCGTGGCATGGAGCCAGTTATTCGAGAGCGTTTACGCAAACATTTACAACGCGGTAAAGTTGAAGTTTTCTTAAAGTTTGCTGCAAACCCAGCGCATGTTGGTGAGTTAACGATTAACGAATCACTCGCTGAGCAATTAATCAAAAGCGCACAATGGGTGCAAAACCAAAGCAATGGTGACATTAACCCTGTTGATATTTTACGTTGGCCTGGCGTTATGGAAGCCGAAGAGCTAGATATGGATAGCGTAAATACAGCACTGATTGCTGGGTTCGATGAAGTCATTGAAGATTTCAAACAAGCTCGCGGCGATGAAGGTGCGAACTTACAAGAAATGATTGCGACTCGCCTTGATGCAATTTTAGAGCAGGTTGCTATTGTTGAAAGCCACTTACCAGAAATCGCTAAATGGCAACGTGAAAAACTAAACCTAAAGCTTGAAGAACTAAAAACAGACATCGACGAATCTCGCCTTGAGCAAGAACTTATTTACCTTGCACAAAAACAAGATGTTGCTGAAGAACTTGACCGATTAAAGTCGCATGTTAAAGAAACCAAAAAAATCTTAACTAAAGGCGGCGCATGTGGTCGACGTCTTGATTTCATGATGCAAGAGTTTAACCGTGAAGCAAACACGTTAGCATCAAAATCTATCAACAGTGACATCACTAACGCTGCGGTAGAGCTAAAAGTGTTAATTGAGCAGATGCGCGAACAAATTCAGAATATAGAATAA
- the rph gene encoding ribonuclease PH, whose translation MRPSERTPNQIRPVTFTRNYTMHAEGSVLVEFGNTKVLCTATVEAGVPRFMKGQGKGWVTAEYGMLPRSTHTRNGREAARGKQGGRTMEIQRLIARALRAAVDLKALGENTITIDCDVIQADGGTRTASISGACVALVDALTYMRSKGMINSNPLKHMIAAISVGVYKGQPISDLEYLEDSEAETDMNVILTETGKIIEIQGTAEGEPFSFEELDELLTLAKHSIREIIDVQKQALA comes from the coding sequence ATGCGTCCAAGCGAAAGAACACCTAACCAAATTAGACCGGTTACATTTACACGTAATTACACTATGCATGCTGAAGGTTCAGTATTAGTAGAGTTTGGAAACACTAAAGTTTTGTGTACAGCAACTGTTGAAGCAGGTGTACCACGCTTTATGAAAGGCCAAGGTAAAGGTTGGGTTACGGCTGAATACGGTATGTTACCTCGTTCAACACATACTCGTAATGGTCGTGAGGCAGCGCGCGGTAAGCAGGGCGGTCGTACTATGGAAATTCAACGCTTAATCGCACGTGCACTGCGTGCAGCGGTTGACTTAAAAGCGTTAGGCGAAAATACCATTACTATCGATTGTGATGTGATTCAAGCTGATGGTGGTACGCGCACAGCATCAATCAGTGGCGCGTGCGTTGCATTAGTTGATGCGCTAACTTATATGCGTAGTAAAGGTATGATCAATTCAAACCCACTTAAGCATATGATTGCTGCAATCTCTGTAGGTGTATATAAAGGCCAGCCAATTAGTGACCTTGAGTATCTAGAAGATTCTGAAGCCGAAACAGATATGAACGTGATTTTGACTGAAACTGGCAAAATCATCGAAATCCAAGGTACAGCTGAAGGCGAACCTTTCTCATTCGAGGAACTAGATGAGCTACTTACATTAGCTAAGCACTCAATTCGTGAAATTATCGACGTTCAAAAGCAAGCATTAGCATAA
- the pyrE gene encoding orotate phosphoribosyltransferase, whose protein sequence is MKDYQKEFIEFALEKQVLKFGEFTLKSGRTSPYFFNAGLFNTGRDLARLGRFYAAALEDAGIDYDVLFGPAYKGIPIATTTAVALADHHDKDVPYCFNRKEKKAHGEGGTLVGSELKGKIMLVDDVITAGTAIRESMEIIADNGADLSGVLIALDRQEKGKAELSAIQEVERDFGTKVISIVKLADLISYLEAKGTMDEHLAAVKAYRDQYGIA, encoded by the coding sequence ATGAAAGATTATCAAAAAGAGTTTATTGAATTCGCACTTGAAAAGCAGGTGCTTAAGTTTGGTGAGTTTACTTTAAAGTCTGGTCGCACTAGTCCTTATTTCTTCAACGCTGGTTTATTTAATACAGGTCGTGACCTTGCACGTTTAGGTCGCTTCTATGCAGCTGCACTTGAAGATGCAGGTATTGATTACGATGTGTTATTTGGCCCTGCTTATAAAGGTATTCCAATTGCGACGACTACAGCCGTGGCTTTAGCTGATCACCACGACAAAGATGTACCTTACTGTTTCAACCGTAAAGAGAAAAAAGCACACGGTGAAGGTGGCACATTAGTTGGTTCTGAACTTAAAGGTAAGATCATGTTAGTCGATGATGTGATCACTGCGGGTACAGCTATTCGTGAGTCTATGGAAATTATTGCAGATAATGGTGCAGACTTAAGTGGTGTTTTAATTGCACTTGACCGTCAAGAGAAAGGTAAAGCTGAGTTATCTGCTATTCAAGAAGTAGAGCGTGACTTCGGCACTAAAGTTATCTCGATTGTAAAACTAGCTGACTTAATTAGTTACCTAGAAGCGAAAGGCACAATGGATGAGCATTTAGCTGCAGTAAAAGCATACCGTGATCAATACGGCATTGCATAA
- a CDS encoding divergent polysaccharide deacetylase family protein — MNLRTGLLLAVCCLPLFCQAKQIAIVIDDIGNHQRDLEILKLPGQVTFSILPHTPYSQIFAERASKTHKELLLHVPMQALDKSKALGPGALTDTMTKSELQTTLGHALASLPQVKGVNNHMGSELTQLTEPMKWTMEVLKKRGLYFLDSRTTSQSEAQNVANLYGVANVSRHVFLDNNVTQSQLQHQLEELKTKAEHFNYAIAIAHPYPETVAFLQQALPKLQQQGFELVPLSQLVETKYIQLAKAEQRQGE; from the coding sequence GTGAATCTACGAACAGGCTTATTACTCGCCGTATGTTGCCTACCGCTATTCTGCCAAGCAAAGCAAATAGCCATAGTAATCGATGATATAGGTAATCATCAGCGCGATCTTGAAATATTAAAATTACCAGGGCAAGTGACATTCTCAATCTTGCCCCATACCCCCTATTCGCAAATTTTTGCAGAGCGTGCCAGTAAAACTCATAAAGAATTGCTTTTACATGTTCCAATGCAAGCGCTTGATAAAAGCAAAGCGCTTGGTCCAGGAGCCCTAACAGATACCATGACTAAGTCCGAGTTACAAACTACTCTCGGCCATGCGTTAGCCTCATTGCCACAAGTAAAAGGTGTCAATAATCATATGGGGTCTGAGCTAACACAGCTTACTGAGCCTATGAAATGGACCATGGAAGTCCTAAAAAAGCGTGGTTTGTACTTCTTAGATAGTCGAACAACTAGCCAAAGTGAAGCGCAAAATGTTGCCAACCTTTATGGTGTCGCAAACGTATCTCGTCATGTATTCCTTGATAACAATGTCACCCAAAGCCAGCTACAACATCAACTTGAAGAACTAAAGACCAAAGCTGAGCACTTCAACTATGCAATCGCTATTGCACACCCCTACCCAGAAACCGTTGCATTTCTACAGCAAGCACTCCCAAAACTACAACAGCAAGGCTTCGAACTTGTTCCACTCTCACAGCTAGTAGAAACCAAATACATTCAATTAGCCAAGGCTGAACAAAGACAAGGGGAGTAA
- a CDS encoding S41 family peptidase — MLKTKHSCKAHFSPAKFFTQLSLVMLITFLCLMLQSFQAHSKPSLQSLQHHELNEILFNIHTYYVDDLKLQNSFVNQPDNLQVEELFERLDPYSKYLDENELDAIFSSTNGRYTGLGIEVKVEDGRVFIVNIIDKSPAAVAGLQVNDEVIGINQQPIIDKSIEEVAKLIRESGQSAVDVAVKREKEAELNFSIKRQQINLQSVSGYLADTGVALISINAFNNHTLHDVARELAKMQVTNSFPLSGLIIDLRDNPGGTLQGAIEVADLFLDNGTIVSTRGRFNEANQKYQAHKGDILNGAPIALLINENSASAAEILAAALRDNQRAVLIGETSFGKGSVQSLIPLGNGNTALKLTTARYYTPAGQSIDGKGIPPDVSINQTMLSEIDQDVIIKNIQELALFSSLLDRQDKKQLTAKQLVIMQ; from the coding sequence ATGCTAAAAACTAAACATTCTTGCAAAGCACACTTTTCCCCAGCTAAGTTTTTCACTCAGCTGTCTTTAGTGATGCTTATAACCTTTCTCTGCCTGATGCTGCAATCGTTTCAGGCTCATTCTAAGCCCTCGTTACAGTCTCTTCAGCATCATGAATTAAACGAAATCCTTTTTAATATTCATACGTATTATGTAGATGATCTTAAACTACAAAATTCATTTGTTAACCAGCCAGATAATTTACAAGTCGAAGAATTGTTCGAACGCCTTGACCCTTACTCAAAGTATCTGGATGAGAATGAGCTCGATGCCATCTTCAGTAGCACTAATGGTCGATACACAGGACTAGGTATCGAAGTCAAAGTAGAAGATGGTCGAGTATTTATAGTCAACATCATTGATAAATCACCTGCAGCAGTTGCTGGTTTACAAGTAAATGATGAAGTTATTGGTATAAATCAACAGCCAATTATAGATAAAAGCATTGAAGAAGTAGCGAAATTAATTCGTGAAAGCGGGCAAAGCGCTGTCGATGTAGCAGTTAAAAGGGAGAAAGAAGCTGAGCTCAACTTCTCGATTAAACGCCAACAAATTAATTTGCAGAGCGTTAGTGGCTATTTAGCAGATACAGGCGTTGCACTAATCAGTATCAATGCATTTAACAATCACACACTGCACGATGTTGCTCGAGAACTTGCAAAAATGCAAGTCACCAATAGCTTTCCACTTTCTGGGCTAATAATTGATTTACGTGACAATCCTGGTGGTACATTACAAGGGGCCATTGAAGTCGCTGATCTGTTTTTAGATAACGGCACTATTGTTTCAACCAGAGGTCGCTTCAACGAAGCCAATCAAAAGTATCAAGCGCATAAGGGTGACATACTCAATGGTGCCCCTATCGCCCTACTTATTAACGAGAACTCAGCATCTGCGGCTGAAATACTCGCTGCAGCATTAAGAGATAATCAACGAGCAGTGCTAATTGGCGAAACCTCATTTGGTAAAGGCTCTGTGCAGTCGCTTATTCCATTAGGTAACGGTAATACGGCATTAAAATTGACCACAGCACGCTATTACACACCTGCAGGTCAATCAATCGATGGTAAAGGGATTCCCCCAGATGTGAGTATTAATCAAACAATGCTTTCAGAAATTGACCAAGACGTTATAATAAAAAACATTCAAGAATTGGCGCTTTTTAGCTCACTTCTAGATAGACAAGACAAAAAGCAACTTACAGCAAAGCAGCTAGTTATTATGCAGTAA